ACTTCATTTTTGTTCAGAAACTTGGTAATGTACAACATCGTATCATTGCCAATTTCGGTTTTGCCGATGCGAAACTCTATATATTCATCGTCTTCGCAATCTTCCATACGATAACGCACAAATTCATCTTCTTCACAATCCAACAACTCGGCTTGCTCGGAGCTACCGTCCCAATAAAAGGTATATTCATTTTCAAAACTATCCACATGATCGGCAAACCACTGCGATAAACCTTCGGGGGTGGTGAGAAAACTATATAAAATACTGGGCGAGGAACGCACGTAATACTCAAAAACTACTTTTTGTCTGGACATTTCTTAGTACAATTTTCAAAGCGCAATGATATAAAATAAAATGTATTTTTGTATAAGTAAGTATATTTTTTTTAAAAAAAATCAATTTTCGCAACTAAAAATACCCTTGTAACGTTGCTATTCAGTCATGAAAAGGCAAAAATGGTTTTATTTTGTAAAAGTTTTTTTAATTTTTTGTAAGTTGTAGGTTACTTTTGCGAAACTTTTATGATTTAACACTTTTTTTAGGTGTTTTTTATATAAAAAATACCGGATTGTGTTTTTTTTTATTATTATACATTCATTACTTGTCACTTTTATTTATTTTTTGAGATTTTATTATGAGGCAGCTAAAAATAACTAAATCCATTACCAATCGCGAGAGCCAGTCGCTGGAAAAATATTTGCAGGAAATTGGGAAGGTGGATTTGCTCACGCCGGAAGAGGAGGTGGAGTTGGCAAAGCGGATTAAAGCGGGAGACCAAGATGCGTTGGAACGATTGACAAAAGCCAATTTGCGTTTTGTGGTTTCGGTTGCAAAGCAATATCAGAATCAGGGTTTGTCGTTGAGCGATTTAATCAATGAGGGCAATTTGGGCTTAATTAAGGCGGCGCAGCGTTTTGATGAAACGCGAGGCTTTAAATTTATTTCGTATGCGGTGTGGTGGATTCGTCAGTCCATTTTGCAGGCTTTGGCGGAGCAATCGCGTATTGTGCGCCTGCCGCTGAACAAAGTGGGTTCGCTGAACAAAATCAACAAGGCGTTTTCGGCATTGGAGCAGGAGTTTGAGCGCGAGCCCTCGCCCGAAGAATTGGCGAATGTGCTCGAAATTGAATCGGACGAAGTAGAAACCACTTTGGGGGTTGCCGCGCGCCATGTGAGCGTAGATGCGCCGTTTCAGGAAGGCGAAGACAACTCGCTCCTCGATGTACTCGAAAACACCGGCACGCCGCGCACCGACAGAGGCTTGGATTATTTGGAGTCGTTGCGCCTCGAAATAGAACGCTCCCTGAGCACTTTGAGCGAACGCCAGAAAGACGTTATCAAATTGTATTTCGGTATTGGTGTGGAGCATAGTATGAGCTTGGAAGACATCGGCGACCGCTTCGGGCTTACCCGCGAGCGCGTGCGGCAGATTAAAGACAAAGCCATCAACAAATTGCGCGTAACGACCCGCAGCAAATTGCTCAAATCGTATTTGGGCAATTAAGGGTAAAAAAAATAACCGTAAGAAAAGCACCGTGTATTATTTAATTTACACGGTGCTTTTTTTTATGTGTCTGCTCCGCCGATTCGTTATTAATAAAAGAGGCTGCTATTTATAGCTTCTATAACAAAAAAACAATGTTTCTTATCAGATGCGCAATCAAAATCGTTTTGAAATAATACGCTAAGTATTATTTTGATTTTTAAATAATTCCTTTTTAATTTTTAATTTTGTGCTTTGATATAAAAGTTATTTTTTTGATATAAAAAATACTTTTATTTGTGCGTACTTTTTCATCAAAATGGCGTTTTTTTAATGAAAAGATTAAAAGTTTTAATGCTGGGCTGGGAGTTTCCGCCCCTCATCAACGGCGGTTTGGGTATCGCCTGCTTCGGTATGGCGAAAGCCTTGGCAAAATATGCCGATTTGCACATCATCATTCCGCGCTCCGACCCCGAATATCAACTCCAAAACATCACCCTCACCGGTTTGAACAACCTCAAACCGCAGGATTTGCGCGGCGAAATGGTGCAGCACTGGGTAGAAGAAAAAGAGGATTTTGAATATGTACGCATCTTAGACCACTACGAAACTTTTGCCAAAGTAGAAGAAATTCCGATAAACATAGACCCCTACAACGACTGGAGCGAAGAAAAAAAAGTGGTGCGTTTTGGCACTACTCAACGCCAAATGCCTGTAATAGAGCAGAGCAGTCGCCCCAAACGCCGGCAGCTCCACGGCGGCGGCTTTGAGGATATTAATGAGCAGGAGATGCTCGCCGAATTGGAGATTTTTAAGCAGGGCGAACTCTACGACAAGTCGGTGCAGCAGCGGGTGTATGCCTTTGCCAAATACGCCGCCAAACTCGCCCAACATTTGGATTTTGACGTAATACACGCCCACGACTGGATGACGGTGCTGGCGGGGGCAGAAATCAAAAAAATCAGTGGCAAACCCCTCGTGTGGCACGCCCACGCCCTGATGTACGACCGCGCCGGTCCCGAAGGGCGCGGCTTTATCTACGATGTAGAAAAATATGCGATGGAAATTGCCGATGCCATCGTGCCCGTGAGCTACTACACCGGCACTATCATTCACAAATACTTGGGCATACAATCGCGCAAAATTTATCCCATTCACAATGGCGTAGATCCGGTGAAGGTTTTTCATGAGCCGAAGCGTTTTCCCGAAAAATTAGTGTTGTTTCTGGGGCGCATTACCGGACAAAAAGGACCCGAAACTTTTTTGGAAATTGCCGAAAAGGTAATCAACAAAACCGACAAGGTGCGCTTTGTGATGGCAGGAGACGGCGACCGCCTCAAACGCCTCATTGAAGGCGGAGCGTACAAACAGGTGGGCAATAAATTTCATTTTACCGGATTTTTAGACCGCGAAAAAGTAAACAAACTACTCGCTATGGCTGATGTGTATTGTATGCCTTCGGTGTCGGAGCCTTTCGGGTTGTCGGCGTTGGAGGCGGCGCAATTTGGTATTCCTACGGTAATTTCCAAGCAGTCGGGTGCGGCAGAAGTAATGACGCACGCCCTCAAAGCCGATTTTTGGGACATCAACCTGATGGCGAAGCAAATTGTAGAACTCATTGAAAACGAGCCGCTTAAAGACAAAATTGTAGAAGAAAGCTTTAAGGATTTACAAAAACTAACTTGGGAGCATTGCGCCGAAAAATTAGTAAAAGTATTTGCGAAAGTGATACACGAGCAAGGACAAAACGCGGCGTAACCTTGTTTTTTTTTGTTTGATATTTTGCTGTTCCCGACACCTGTACGAGGTGCTCGCAACAGCGAGCGTTTTCTTTTATAAAAGCATCGCCCCTAAAAGCCACCTTTCTTTTTTTTGTTTTTTGTGGATATAATAAATCCATACAAAATGCTGACAGAAGGTTGTTTGCCGACACCCCAAAACGACCGTGCAAAAATTCAATATTTGAACAAAATCTAAATTCTAAACCGACCGCTAACCGAAAATTTTATTGTAAATTTAAAATCTCTAATTGAATAAAAATTAGAATGGCTGAGAATAAAATAGCAAAACCTTTTTTGAAATGGGCAGGTGGAAAAACACAACTCATTAACGACATTGAACGGACTTTGCCGACAAACATAACGAAGAAAAATTTCACATACATCGAACCTTTTGTTGGTAGCGGTGCTATTCTTTTTTGGATGATTAATAACTTTCCAAACCTAAAAAAAGCAGTAATTAACGACATCAACGAAGATTTAATAAATACATATAAAACAATCGCTTCAAATCCAAAAGAACTGATTTCAATACTCGAAATTTTGCAGAACCAATATCACACTTTGGAAGGAAACGAGGACAATAAAAAACGCTATTACTACGAAAAAAGAGAATTGTACAACACAAGAAAAGAAGAACTAAGCGGACAAGCCGCTTTGTTTATTTTTCTTAATCGTACTTGCTTTAACGGTTTGTATAGAGTGAATAGCAAAAATTTGTACAATGTTCCAATGGGCGGTTATAAAAAACCAACCATTTGCGACAAAGAAAATATTTTGGCGGTAAGCGAAGCATTGCAAAAAGTTGAAATTTTATGCGGAGACTTTGAGCAAACACTTGATTTTGCTGAACAAAATACGCTATTTTATTTCGATCCACCATACAAACCATTAAGTGAAACATCAAGTTTTAATTCGTATGCAAAAGACGAATTTAACGATAGCGAACAAATTCGTTTGAGAGATTTTTGTAACAAACTCGACACATTAAATCACACTTGGATTCTGAGTAATTCAGATGTTAAAGGAAAAAATAGTAATGATAATTTCTTTGACGACCTATATGCTGATTTTAATATCCAACGAGTAGATGCAAGGAGAAGTATAAATGCAAATCCAGAGAAAAGAGGGGAATTAACTGAGCTACTTATTACCAACAAAACAAAAAAAACCTTTATTACAATTTAAAATTAAAACAAATGGTTACCAGAATAATTGCTATTCGAAATCTTGAAAAATATATAGGGCAAGATTTATCCGAATTGGCAAAAAAATTTGACATTACTCCTTATTTGAATGGGAAGCAAAATAAAGGGTGGAAAGGTTTAACACTCGAACATTTAGCTGGACTTTCAAATGACAATAAACAAGCTCCGAATGGACTTGGTTTTGAACTTAAATCAAGTGCTTTTTATAAGATAAAGGGAGTTTGGACTCCAAAAGAAACCTTTGCAATCACCATGATAAATCCTATCAACCTGATGGAAACACCCTTTTTTAAAAGTCATTGTTGGGAGAAATTAAAAGCACTAGTTTATTGTGCCGTTTCGTGGAATGGAAAACATAATGAAAAGTCTGTACTCCTACAAGTGCAATCATTTGACTTTTTGGAAAGCAACACACTTATTCAAGAAATAGAAGCAGATTATGAGTTTATACGCAATAAATGTATAGAAAAAGGTTTTTCATCATTGACAGGTAAAGATGGAAAATGGATACAAGCACGAACGAAAGGTGCAGGACATGGTTCAACAAGTAGAGCCTTTTACGCAAGAAAATCATTAATCAAAGAAATAATCAAACTTGACGAATAGCATATTAGTATCAGGTCATTTTCAAGGTTTAAGAGATTATTTCCTATACATTACTTGTCAAGTAGGGATAAAATTCACAAGATTAAAATTTCATCAATTCTGATATAGAAATTTCAAGTCCTTTTGCAATGATGTCTATATTTATTAAAGAAGGATTTCTCTCCCCCCTTTCAAGCATCCCAATATAGTTTTTGTGTAAGCCACATAATTGCGCAAATTGCTCCTGTGTAAGGCATTTTTTTTGCCTCAAACTCTTTAACTTCAATCCGAAAGATATTAAAATATTTTCAGCCATAAAAACACTTATTGTGTGTTTTAAAAAATTGTTCGTATATTTGCAAAAGTAACTTAATTATGTTTAGCATGAAAATAGAAATAAAATATTCAGACCACAAACCAACAGCTATCAAATCACTTTATGAGTATTTTGACTCTATAAACGACACAGCTACATGGGAATACTACGGGTTAATTGTAAATTTAGACCCAACTTTTGATTTTAAAGAAAATGATGCTTTAATTCGCTGGACTGACATTCAAGAGGGTTTTAATGATAAAATAATAGTAAGTTCGCTTGAAGAATTTCAATCAATGTTTCGATTACTGAATGCTTAAACCCTATTTCAAATCCTCCGACAAAGACTTTTATCTTCTTCACGGAGATACAATGGAACTTTTACCTCAATTTGAGCACAAGTTTGATATGGTTTTTGCCGATCCACCCTATTTTCTATCTAACAATGGTTTATCCATTCAAAGCGGAGAAATTGTAAGTGTAAATAAAGGAAAATGGGACAAATCCGAAGGCTTTGAATTTATTAATGATTTCAACCGAAAATGGCTTTCATTGGTTCGTGGCAAAATGAAAGAGGATGCTACCATTTGGATAAGCGGAACTATGCACAACATTTTTTCGGTTGGGCAAATTCTCAATGAATTGGGCTTTAAAATCCTGAACGTAATCACTTGGGAAAAGACAAATCCACCGCCAAATTTTTCTTGTCGCTATTTTACATATTCAACAGAACAAATCATTTGGGCAAGAAAAAACGAAAAAGTTCCGCACTATTTCAACTACGAACTAATGAAACAACTCAATGGCGACAAACAAATGAAAGACGTTTGGAAATTGCCAGCCATTGCACCTTGGGAAAAATCTTGCGGAAAACATCCAACACAAAAACCTTTGTCGGTTTTGACAAGACTAATTTTGGCTTCGACAAAGCCACACGCTTGGATTTTAGACCCGTTTGCAGGTAGTTCGACAACAGGTATTGCCGCTAATTTGGCAAATAGGCGATTTTTAGGAATTGACCAAGAAGAAGATTTTTTGGCAATCAGTAAAAATAGAAAACTTGAAATTGAAGATCCTAAAACTGCATTAACATACAAACAAAAAATTGGAGGTTTCAACGATAAAAAAGAATTTGATTTATTCCTTATAGAGGAGCCAAGAACAGAATATAAAACAGAAATAAACCTTGAAAACAAAGGAGCAATCAGCTAATAAGGGTTTTTAAAGATGGCGGGTTTAGTGCTAAATCCAACAACCGTAATTCTATTGAATTTTAGTACAAAATTGAAACTTTGCACTCCAAACCCCGCCCGAACGCCAAGCCCCAAACCGTTTGCCGCAATTGTATAAATCCCTACTCCCAACATTCTACTAAAAACAATTTATTTGTTGCGTATTCATAATGCGGGTATAAAAAGCCCGTCAGGGCTGATATATAGATAGAAAAATAAAAAACGCCTTTTCCAATACAGCCCCCTACATCGTCCCGAAAGGGGTTCTCGGATTTTGGGTATTATTTTTTCTATAAAGATTTTACGTCTGCGGTGTTCCACCTTTAAAATCGAATTTTTCAGAACTATCATACCCAAATAATACCGCTACTCCGAGTTTCCTCTGCCCAAAAGGTGCGCATATTTTATCCGATTTCAGCATTACCCATATTATTGTTCCATTTATATTGGCAATACTCGGCGGATATTGATGATATAAGGGTAAATGAAAAAACGGAATAATAAGCGAATTGATGTTGTTTCTAAGCACGCCAAATACGGCAGTGCTTAACTTTGACAAAGTTGCAACTTTGTCAAAGTTGGGGTATCCCACGACAAATGCGGCACCGCAAATGATAAATGCGGCACCGCAAATGGTAAATGCGGCACCGCAAATGGTAAATGCGGCACCGCAAATGATAAATGCGGCACCGCAAATGGTAAATGCGGCACCGCAAATGGTAAATGCGGCACCGCAAATGGTAAATGCGGCACCGCAAATGGTAAATGCGGCACCGCAAATGGTAAATGCGGCACCGCAAATGGTAAATACGGCAGCGCAAATGGTAAATGCGGCACCGCAAATGATAAATGCGGCACCGCAAATGGTAAATGCGGCACCGCAAATGGTAAATGCGGCACCGCATATGGTAAATGCGGCACCGCAAATGGTAAATGCGGCACCGCAAATGGTAAATGCGGCACTGCATAA
The window above is part of the Sphingobacteriales bacterium genome. Proteins encoded here:
- a CDS encoding DNA adenine methylase, whose product is MAENKIAKPFLKWAGGKTQLINDIERTLPTNITKKNFTYIEPFVGSGAILFWMINNFPNLKKAVINDINEDLINTYKTIASNPKELISILEILQNQYHTLEGNEDNKKRYYYEKRELYNTRKEELSGQAALFIFLNRTCFNGLYRVNSKNLYNVPMGGYKKPTICDKENILAVSEALQKVEILCGDFEQTLDFAEQNTLFYFDPPYKPLSETSSFNSYAKDEFNDSEQIRLRDFCNKLDTLNHTWILSNSDVKGKNSNDNFFDDLYADFNIQRVDARRSINANPEKRGELTELLITNKTKKTFITI
- a CDS encoding glycosyltransferase, with translation MKRLKVLMLGWEFPPLINGGLGIACFGMAKALAKYADLHIIIPRSDPEYQLQNITLTGLNNLKPQDLRGEMVQHWVEEKEDFEYVRILDHYETFAKVEEIPINIDPYNDWSEEKKVVRFGTTQRQMPVIEQSSRPKRRQLHGGGFEDINEQEMLAELEIFKQGELYDKSVQQRVYAFAKYAAKLAQHLDFDVIHAHDWMTVLAGAEIKKISGKPLVWHAHALMYDRAGPEGRGFIYDVEKYAMEIADAIVPVSYYTGTIIHKYLGIQSRKIYPIHNGVDPVKVFHEPKRFPEKLVLFLGRITGQKGPETFLEIAEKVINKTDKVRFVMAGDGDRLKRLIEGGAYKQVGNKFHFTGFLDREKVNKLLAMADVYCMPSVSEPFGLSALEAAQFGIPTVISKQSGAAEVMTHALKADFWDINLMAKQIVELIENEPLKDKIVEESFKDLQKLTWEHCAEKLVKVFAKVIHEQGQNAA
- a CDS encoding sigma-70 family RNA polymerase sigma factor; protein product: MRQLKITKSITNRESQSLEKYLQEIGKVDLLTPEEEVELAKRIKAGDQDALERLTKANLRFVVSVAKQYQNQGLSLSDLINEGNLGLIKAAQRFDETRGFKFISYAVWWIRQSILQALAEQSRIVRLPLNKVGSLNKINKAFSALEQEFEREPSPEELANVLEIESDEVETTLGVAARHVSVDAPFQEGEDNSLLDVLENTGTPRTDRGLDYLESLRLEIERSLSTLSERQKDVIKLYFGIGVEHSMSLEDIGDRFGLTRERVRQIKDKAINKLRVTTRSKLLKSYLGN
- a CDS encoding site-specific DNA-methyltransferase — encoded protein: MLKPYFKSSDKDFYLLHGDTMELLPQFEHKFDMVFADPPYFLSNNGLSIQSGEIVSVNKGKWDKSEGFEFINDFNRKWLSLVRGKMKEDATIWISGTMHNIFSVGQILNELGFKILNVITWEKTNPPPNFSCRYFTYSTEQIIWARKNEKVPHYFNYELMKQLNGDKQMKDVWKLPAIAPWEKSCGKHPTQKPLSVLTRLILASTKPHAWILDPFAGSSTTGIAANLANRRFLGIDQEEDFLAISKNRKLEIEDPKTALTYKQKIGGFNDKKEFDLFLIEEPRTEYKTEINLENKGAIS
- a CDS encoding helix-turn-helix transcriptional regulator, with product MAENILISFGLKLKSLRQKKCLTQEQFAQLCGLHKNYIGMLERGERNPSLINIDIIAKGLEISISELMKF